Proteins encoded together in one Prunus dulcis chromosome 3, ALMONDv2, whole genome shotgun sequence window:
- the LOC117622741 gene encoding lysM domain receptor-like kinase 3: MKLEWTPMPILLYLILLPISFSTAYSPAPMICTDTTRLCTSFLAFKPEANETLSVIQSMFDVLPEDVTVEGGDGRGYVFIKKNCSCADGIKKYLTNTTFTVKSGDGYVYDMVMEAYGGLTFLPNTTRRARYGAVVSLRLLCGCSSGLWNYLMSYVMRDGDSIESLASRFGVSMDSIEKVNGIDDPDNVTVGAVYYIPLNSVPGEPYPLESIPLAPVPSPPIDSSSANQVDHKAHVPYLWIVGSLGIILVVIVLGILLYVCLRSSKCLTEERRGHSKDPDGQIRFHILGKPSFCCGSGRYMCCTSADWKQTNGDSNNQQITIPKALGSHVLDMEKPVVFTYEEISSSTDGFSDSRLLGHGTYGSVYYGLLREQEVAIKRMTATKTKEFLAEIKVLCKVHHTNLVELIGYAASDDELFLIYEYAQKGSLKSHLHDPQNKGHTSLSWIMRVQIALDAARGLEYIHEHTKTHYVHRDIKTSNILLDGTFRAKISDFGLAKIFGKTSEGEATVTKVVGTYGYLAPEYLSDGRATTKSDIYAFGVVLFELISGKEAVIRTEGTATKNSERRSLVSIMHTALRSAPDSMSMSSLKDYIDPNMMDLYPHDCLFKVAMIAKQCVDDDPILRPDMKGIVISLSQILLSSVEWEATLAGNSQVFSGLVQGR, from the exons ATGAAGCTTGAATGGACCCCTATGCCAATCCTGCTTTACCTTATTCTCCTCCCAATTAGCTTTTCCACGGCTTATTCCCCGGCACCCATGATCTGTACGGACACTACTCGCTTGTGCACATCTTTTTTAGCATTTAAGCCCGAAGCCAATGAGACCCTTTCGGTGATTCAGAGCATGTTCGATGTGTTACCTGAAGACGTGACGGTGGAAGGCGGTGATGGGCGGGGCTATgtgtttataaaaaagaacTGTTCTTGTGCTGATGGGATCAAGAAGTACTTGACCAACACAACGTTTACTGTGAAATCAGGAGATGGGTATGTTTATGACATGGTTATGGAGGCCTATGGTGGGCTGACTTTTTTGCCCAACACGACTAGGCGGGCCAGATACGGCGCCGTTGTGTCGTTGAGGCTGCTCTGTGGGTGTTCAAGTGGGTTGTGGAACTATTTGATGAGTTATGTGATGAGGGATGGAGATAGCATTGAATCTTTGGCTAGCCGGTTCGGGGTTAGTATGGATAGCATTGAGAAAGTGAATGGGATTGATGACCCTGATAATGTGACTGTCGGTGCTGTATATTACATACCTTTGAATTCAG TTCCTGGTGAGCCTTATCCTTTGGAGAGTATTCCTCTTGCTCCTGTTCCTTCTCCACCCATTGACAGTTCTTCAG CAAATCAAGTGGATCATAAGGCGCATGTGCCATATTTATGGATTGTAGGGAGTTTAGGTATCATTCTTGTTGTGATAGTATTAGGCATACTTTTATATGTTTGCCTAAGGTCATCAAAGTGCTTAACTGAAGAACGAAGAGGTCACTCAAAAGATCCTGATGGCCAGATTAGGTTTCATATTCTTGGGAAGCCAAGTTTCTGTTGTGGTTCAGGAAGGTACATGTGCTGCACGTCTGCAGATTGGAAGCAAACCAATGGGGATTCTAATAACCAGCAGATAACTATTCCCAAAG CTCTCGGCAGTCATGTACTTGACATGGAGAAGCCTGTGGTTTTCACATATGAAGAAATTTCTTCCTCAACAGACGGATTCTCTGATTCACGTCTTCTGGGGCATGGAACATATGGTTCTGTGTATTATGGCCTCCTCCGTGAGCAG GAAGTTGCAATTAAAAGAATGACTGCTACAAAAACTAAAGAGTTTCTGGCAGAAATAAAAGTTTTGTGCAAGGTTCATCATACAAATCTG GTAGAATTGATTGGTTATGCTGCAAGTGATGATGAGCTCTTCCTTATATATGAATATGCCCAAAAAGGTTCACTTAAAAGTCATTTGCATGATCCTCAGAACAAGG GTCATACATCACTTTCCTGGATCATGAGGGTCCAGATTGCTCTAGATGCTGCTAGAGGTCTCGAGTACATCCATGAGCACACTAAAACTCATTATGTCCACCGCGACATCAAGACAAGCAACATCTTGCTTGATGGTACCTTCAGGGCAAAG ATTTCAGATTTTGGGTTGGCAAAAATTTTTGGTAAAACAAGTGAGGGAGAAGCTACGGTAACCAAAGTTGTTGGTACATATGGTTATCTGGCTCCAGA ATACTTGAGTGATGGCCGTGCTACTACCAAAAGTGATATTTATGCTTTTGGAGTTGTTCTTTTTGAGCTTATATCAGGAAAGGAGGCTGTTATACGAACTGAAGGCACAGCtacaaaaaattctgaaagACGTTCACTGGTATCTATT ATGCACACAGCTCTTAGGAGTGCACCGGACTCCATGAGTATGTCAAGCTTGAAAGATTACATTGATCCAAATATGATGGACTTGTATCCCCATGATTGTCTATTCAAG GTGGCCATGATAGCGAAGCAATGTGTAGATGATGACCCCATCCTACGGCCTGACATGAAAGGAATCGTGATTTCCCTGTCACAGATCCTCCTATCTTCAGTGGAGTGGGAAGCCACTCTTGCAGGGAACAGCCAGGTATTCAGTGGCCTTGTTCAGGGAAGATAG
- the LOC117622540 gene encoding clavaminate synthase-like protein At3g21360, with protein sequence MAGSFVEIQIPQQKLYSGIQFPVVITPSPAASFTLSAFTKTIEAQKPYLEAQLRKSGAVLFRGFPVNSASDFNDVVEASGFEEFPYVGGAAPRTNVVGRVFTANESPPDQKIPFHHEMAQVPEYPAKLFFFCEVEPGSGGETPIVLSHIVYERMKERYPEFVDKLEEHGLIYNRVLGEDDDPSSPIGRGWKSTFLTKDKSIAEERAAKLGMKLEWLEDGVKSIMGPIPAIKYESTRQRKIWFNSMVAAYTGWEDARNDPVKAVTFGDGSPLPAETIYDCLKVLEEESVAIPWRKGDVLLLDNLAVLHSRKSFSPPRRVLASLCK encoded by the exons ATGGCGGGTAGTTTTGTGGAAATCCAAATCCCGCAGCAAAAGCTCTACAGCGGAATTCAATTCCCGGTAGTCATAACTCCGAGCCCCGCAGCTTCCTTCACTCTCTCTGCTTTCACCAAAACCATCGAAGCCCAGAAACCCTATCTGGAGGCCCAGCTCCGAAAATCAGGGGCCGTGCTCTTCAGGGGCTTTCCCGTCAATTCAGCCTCGGACTTCAACGACGTCGTCGAGGCTTCCGGCTTCGAGGAGTTTCCTTACGTCGGCGGAGCCGCTCCCCGGACCAACGTCGTGGGTCGGGTTTTTACCGCCAACGAGTCCCCGCCAGACCAGAAGATTCCATTTCACCACGAAATGGCTCAG GTGCCTGAGTACCCAGCGAAGTTGTTCTTCTTCTGTGAAGTGGAGCCTGGAAGTGGGGGAGAAACTCCCATTGTTCTGAGCCACATTGTGTACGAGAGGATGAAAGAGAGGTACCCAGAATTTGTTGACAAATTGGAGGAGCATGGTTTGATATATAACCGGGTTTTAGGCGAAGACGACGATCCTTCTTCTCCAATTGGCCGTGGCTGGAAGTCCACCTTCTTGACCAAAGACAAGAGCATAGCTGAGGAAAG GGCTGCTAAGCTGGGCATGAAGTTGGAATGGTTGGAGGATGGAGTGAAATCTATCATGGGGCCAATCCCAGCCATTAAATATGAAAGCACAAGGCAGCGGAAGATTTGGTTCAATAGCATGGTAGCCGCATATACAGGGTGGGAAGATGCAAGAAATGACCCTGTGAAGGCTGTCACCTTTGGAGATGGCAGCCCATTGCCCGCGGAAACCATCTACGACTGCCTGAAAGTTCTTGAAGAGGAAAGTGTTGCCATCCCTTGGCGCAAAGGCGATGTTTTACTGCTGGATAACTTGGCTGTCCTTCACTCCCGGAAATCGTTCAGTCCACCTCGCAGAGTCCTAGCTTCACTTTGCAAGTAG
- the LOC117622539 gene encoding uncharacterized protein LOC117622539, whose translation MPMNEEKARSVRKALRDVANNYGGGRFSKSSATAKKNGRFSKSSATSKKKDKEQHKLRVEEDEGKDQNEDTLDRLLLLQSDLSALVHQIDELVVQAFKCKGTETKEVESFTNFLSEILSSMKPWVPRLQKSLSTPVESTVNEVESVEVESPLGSLISPSPLVSWRADCTIERGRHLFKLTPLPISKSLSSKPPIPSKSSVFERISSGTSDRIHFFHATFGDANDDLLEFVATKQTPSKPSGPVGIEPGSNIEFGFVSPPMFSKRGGSMVVNVVTPCLKTSPPKSCVLLEPISESSPKGHRRVHKSTPFPVGFTNCSESSGSEVSEDLAFRYPELLALQQAYKSGPRKKHVEASPEWCMSPPRTCVLLNPPDVESSDNADFQLPQTSHLLDKQMNLYVSKGNDGQGGIHQVKTSCLQETVGGRLALIGSTPIWKEAESVVRTGKRPGENTLKRELWTKFEAASSNELLFNDCVTHKGFLDRLDEVS comes from the exons atgccgATGAACGAAGAGAAAGCGAGGTCAGTGAGGAAGGCGCTGAGGGACGTAGCGAACAACTATGGCGGTGGAAGGTTCTCGAAATCTTCTGCCACCGCGAAGAAGAACGGAAGGTTCTCGAAATCTTCTGCCACCTCGAAGAAGAAAGACAAGGAACAACACAAGCTTAGGGtcgaagaagatgagggaAAGGATCAAAACGAAGATACTCTGGATCGGCTCTTGCTCCTTCAGTCCGATCTCTCTGCCCTCGTTCATCAG ATTGATGAATTAGTTGTGCAAGCATTTAAATGCAAAGGAACAGAAACCAAAGAAGTTGAATCCTTCACAAACTTCTTGTCTGAGATACTTTCCTCTATGAAG CCATGGGTTCCCAGGCTTCAGAAGTCACTCTCCACTCCTGTGGAGTCTACTGTAAATGAAGTTGAAAGTGTAGAGGTTGAGAGTCCACTAGGCTCCCTTATCTCACCTTCTCCCCTTGTGTCTTGGCGTGCCGACTGCACTATCGAAAGAGGGAGACATCTGTTTAAACTTACCCCTCTTCCCATATCAAAGTCTCTGTCTTCCAAACCTCCAATCCCTTCTAAATCATCAGTCTTTGAGAGAATTTCTTCTGGTACTTCTGATAGGATACACTTTTTTCATGCTACTTTTGGAGATGCAAATGATGATTTGCTTGAATTTGTGGCAACAAAGCAAACTCCAAGTAAGCCTTCTGGACCAGTTGGTATTGAGCCAGGAAGCAATATTgagtttggttttgtttctcCGCCTATGTTTTCGAAACGAGGGGGTTCCATGGTCGTGAATGTGGTGACTCCATGCCTAAAAACGTCTCCTCCTAAATCTTGTGTTTTGCTTGAACCCATTTCAGAGTCCTCTCCTAAGGGCCATCGCAGGGTTCATAAGTCTACCCCGTTTCCTGTCGGATTCACAAATTGCAGTGAATCCTCTGGTAGTGAAGTTTCTGAGGATCTGGCTTTCAGGTATCCAGAGCTGTTGGCGCTACAACAGGCTTATAAATCGGGACCTAGAAAGAAACATGTAGAAGCGTCACCAGAATGGTGTATGTCACCTCCCAGAACTTGTGTTCTACTAAATCCACCTGATGTAGAGTCTTCAGACAATGCTGATTTCCAATTGCCACAAACCAGTCATCTTCTAGATAAGCAAATGAATTTGTATGTATCAAAAGGAAATGATGGACAAGGAGGCATTCATCAAGTCAAAACATCTTGTCTTCAAG AAACCGTAGGGGGCAGGCTTGCACTGATAGGAAGCACCCCGATCTGGAAAGAAGCTGAAAGCGTTGTTCGAACGGGCAAGCGTCCTGGTGAGAATACCTTAAAGAGGGAGTTGTGGACAAAGTTTGAAGCAGCTTCTTCAAATGAGCTTCTGTTTAATGACTGTGTAACTCATAAAGGATTTCTTGATCGATTGGATGAGGTTTCTTGA